In the genome of Nocardia sp. NBC_00416, one region contains:
- a CDS encoding SRPBCC family protein, which translates to MTARFPLSPSDDTFLDTTDRRYTHIVDIPAPVERVWDALVADDALVSWSPVITAARWTSPRPFGVGTTREMTLGGILRLDERFYRWDEGSRMTFTVDAASIPGLSRFAEDITLLPLATGTRLIWTFALEGAAPLRPLLAAASPVNRFVTKTIAGGAARRVGADPVGARR; encoded by the coding sequence ATGACCGCACGATTCCCCCTCTCCCCCTCCGATGACACCTTCCTCGACACCACCGACCGCCGCTACACCCATATCGTCGACATACCGGCCCCGGTGGAGCGGGTATGGGACGCACTGGTCGCGGACGACGCGCTGGTGTCGTGGTCACCGGTGATCACGGCCGCGCGCTGGACCTCGCCGCGGCCGTTCGGCGTGGGCACCACCCGCGAGATGACACTCGGCGGCATCCTCCGGCTCGACGAGCGGTTCTACCGCTGGGACGAGGGGTCGCGGATGACCTTCACCGTCGACGCCGCCTCGATACCCGGGCTGAGCCGGTTCGCCGAGGACATCACCCTGCTCCCCTTGGCCACGGGCACCCGTCTGATCTGGACGTTCGCCCTCGAGGGGGCAGCGCCGCTGCGACCGCTGCTGGCGGCGGCGAGCCCGGTCAACCGGTTCGTCACCAAGACCATCGCCGGCGGCGCCGCCCGCCGGGTGGGCGCCGATCCGGTGGGAGCACGCCGATGA
- a CDS encoding TetR/AcrR family transcriptional regulator, with protein MSAPAPTSKDRSAADSIEVRILDAARVQFERLGVKKTTIGDVARQAEVDRGTVYRRIGSRDDLVRAVSAREVRELLTELEGIPARHESMEAIVADIFGTVITRWREHALINRVLALEPGRLLPYVTTEGGPFFTMAVGTTAAILTEALRQRQLPETPDFTTRIEIAARIVHSLILQPVGAIALESEEQLAAFARAYIAPLILG; from the coding sequence GTGTCCGCCCCCGCTCCTACCTCGAAAGACCGCTCCGCCGCCGACAGTATCGAAGTGCGCATCCTGGACGCGGCTCGCGTGCAGTTCGAGCGGCTCGGCGTGAAGAAGACGACGATCGGAGACGTCGCCCGGCAGGCCGAAGTCGACCGCGGCACCGTCTATCGGCGCATCGGATCCCGTGACGATCTCGTCCGCGCGGTCAGCGCCCGCGAAGTGCGCGAATTGCTCACCGAACTCGAGGGCATACCCGCTCGCCACGAGAGCATGGAGGCGATCGTCGCCGATATCTTCGGCACGGTGATCACGCGGTGGCGGGAGCACGCTTTGATCAATCGCGTCCTCGCGCTGGAACCCGGGCGGCTGCTGCCCTATGTCACCACCGAAGGCGGGCCCTTCTTCACCATGGCGGTCGGCACGACCGCCGCCATCCTGACCGAGGCGCTGCGGCAGCGGCAGTTGCCCGAGACTCCCGACTTCACCACTCGGATCGAGATCGCCGCCCGGATCGTGCACTCGCTGATCCTGCAGCCGGTCGGTGCGATCGCCCTGGAATCCGAGGAGCAACTCGCCGCATTCGCCCGTGCGTACATCGCGCCGCTGATCCTGGGGTGA
- a CDS encoding PDR/VanB family oxidoreductase: MTTAPASLRLLGLAVDAYKKVFTNPALSPPNPVRRSGFDLEVAVREVRAEAHDVVSLTLARPGGEQLPAWRPGSHLDLFLPSGRQRQYSLCGDPAQRDRYRIAVRRIPDGGGGSREVHELRPGDLLRIRGPRNAFTFVDSAPSYLFVAAGIGITPILPMAHAAGSRGRLVYLGRSRETMPFLDELPGDCEIRPDDETGVADIPALLATAAPGAAVYVCGPPPVLEAAQRCLFTLNPTGSLHTERFSAAPVLDGHEFDLTLARSGRRVRVGATETTLDAIRRVQPAAVYSCRQGFCGTCRTRVTAGEIDHRDRLLSERDRLGHMLTCVSRSAGGPLVLDL, from the coding sequence ATGACCACCGCGCCCGCGAGTCTGCGGTTGCTCGGTCTCGCGGTGGACGCGTACAAGAAGGTCTTCACCAACCCCGCCCTCTCACCGCCGAACCCGGTGCGCCGCAGCGGCTTCGACCTCGAGGTCGCGGTGCGCGAGGTGCGCGCCGAGGCGCACGATGTCGTCTCGCTGACCCTGGCGCGGCCGGGCGGAGAGCAGCTGCCGGCATGGCGGCCCGGCTCCCATCTGGACCTCTTCCTGCCCTCGGGACGGCAGCGCCAGTACTCGCTGTGCGGTGACCCCGCGCAACGGGACCGCTACCGGATCGCGGTGCGCCGCATCCCCGACGGCGGCGGCGGATCCCGCGAGGTCCACGAGCTGCGGCCGGGTGACCTGCTGCGGATCCGGGGCCCGCGCAACGCGTTCACCTTCGTCGATTCCGCGCCGTCGTACCTGTTCGTGGCCGCCGGTATCGGTATCACCCCGATCCTGCCGATGGCGCACGCGGCCGGGTCGCGCGGCCGACTGGTGTATCTGGGCCGGTCGCGGGAGACCATGCCCTTCCTCGACGAATTGCCCGGCGACTGTGAGATCCGGCCCGACGACGAGACCGGGGTAGCCGATATCCCGGCCCTGCTGGCGACCGCGGCACCCGGCGCCGCGGTGTACGTCTGCGGACCACCGCCGGTCCTGGAGGCGGCCCAGCGCTGTCTGTTCACCCTGAATCCCACCGGATCGCTGCACACCGAACGTTTCTCGGCGGCGCCGGTGCTCGACGGGCACGAATTCGACCTCACGCTGGCCCGATCCGGTCGCCGCGTGCGGGTGGGTGCGACCGAAACGACCCTCGACGCCATCCGGCGGGTACAGCCCGCTGCCGTCTACTCCTGCCGCCAAGGGTTCTGCGGCACCTGCAGAACCCGCGTCACGGCCGGCGAGATCGACCACCGCGACCGGCTGCTGAGCGAGCGCGACCGCCTCGGACACATGTTGACCTGTGTGTCCCGTTCGGCCGGCGGACCGCTGGTACTCGATCTCTGA
- a CDS encoding GOLPH3/VPS74 family protein, protein MRNEMLIVEDVLLLMLDDETGVPARTGALHLTLGCAVLVDLALLSRVEIDEAGAGPAGPEVRAVGDGALPDRLLQSVYDKLAERPRGIQSLLPGIGGGLWKPVIDRLIERGLVRRESKRLLGVFRTTSWPAEDTRHEDALRQRISAVLEGGQSPDARTAAVIALLSASGALTDIRPALPWSDEIRERAKNLEQGSWGAAAVNAARTRTAAAIAVSSATMAITTVT, encoded by the coding sequence ATGCGGAACGAGATGCTGATCGTCGAAGACGTGCTCCTTCTGATGCTCGACGACGAGACGGGAGTTCCGGCCCGAACCGGCGCCCTGCACTTGACCCTCGGCTGCGCTGTGCTGGTCGATCTCGCGCTTCTGAGCAGGGTCGAGATCGACGAGGCCGGTGCGGGTCCGGCCGGTCCCGAAGTACGCGCGGTCGGGGACGGCGCACTCCCGGATCGCCTGCTCCAGTCGGTCTACGACAAGCTCGCCGAGCGACCGCGGGGCATCCAGTCCTTGCTCCCCGGCATCGGCGGTGGCCTCTGGAAACCCGTGATAGACCGTCTCATCGAACGCGGACTCGTTCGCCGCGAGAGCAAACGGCTGCTGGGGGTGTTCCGTACGACCAGCTGGCCGGCCGAGGACACCCGGCACGAAGACGCGCTGCGACAGCGGATCAGCGCCGTGCTGGAGGGCGGCCAGAGCCCGGACGCGCGCACCGCGGCGGTGATCGCGCTCCTCTCGGCGAGCGGCGCGCTGACCGATATCCGGCCCGCGCTGCCCTGGTCGGACGAGATCCGCGAGCGCGCGAAGAACCTCGAGCAGGGTAGTTGGGGCGCCGCGGCCGTGAACGCCGCCAGGACCCGGACCGCCGCGGCCATCGCCGTTTCCAGCGCCACCATGGCGATCACGACGGTCACCTAG
- a CDS encoding flavin-containing monooxygenase has protein sequence MSHDTVEHRSIVVLGAGFGGIGLAIKLRQAGFDDLILLERAADLGGTWQANTYPGCACDVPSQLYSYSFAPNPDWSRTYGKQREILEYLRRVATEHDVVRHIRLGTELNEARWDEDHRRWRIETSRGPLTADYFISAAGVFAEAKYPELPGIDSFEGTAFHSLHWDHTHDLTGQRVAVIGTGASAVQFVPEIQPKVAALTVFQRSAPWIVPRMDRPTLGLERALLRRVPLAQKAVRGTWYTLIEGFGLVGFVDNRFRHPYEMLGRLQLRRQIRDPRLRRKATPDYVIGCKRAIFSDAYLPALDRDNVDVVTDGIAEVRPRSILTRAGAEIPVDTIIYGTGFTSIPTAFERIVGRDGDSIADLYHQRPQTYLGAAMAGFPNFFCTLGPFGAAGNQSAIFMLESQICYIVDALTTLRDRGASRVEVRQATQDAFVEEMARRSADTVWLTGGCQSYYTTSDGGNAGLYPNWSFEYRRRTRRFDTESYEVTR, from the coding sequence ATGAGCCACGACACCGTCGAACACCGCAGCATCGTCGTACTGGGCGCCGGTTTCGGCGGTATCGGGCTGGCGATCAAGCTGCGGCAGGCCGGTTTCGACGATCTGATCCTGCTCGAGCGGGCCGCCGATCTCGGCGGAACCTGGCAGGCCAACACCTATCCGGGCTGCGCCTGTGATGTTCCGTCCCAGCTGTACAGCTATTCCTTCGCCCCTAATCCGGACTGGTCGCGGACCTACGGCAAGCAGCGCGAAATCCTCGAATATCTGCGCCGGGTCGCCACCGAACACGATGTGGTGCGCCATATCCGGCTCGGCACCGAACTGAACGAGGCCCGCTGGGACGAAGACCACCGCCGATGGCGGATCGAGACCTCCCGCGGCCCGCTGACCGCCGATTACTTCATCTCCGCGGCCGGGGTGTTCGCCGAGGCCAAGTACCCCGAGCTGCCCGGTATCGACAGCTTCGAGGGCACCGCGTTCCATTCGCTGCACTGGGACCACACCCACGACCTCACCGGACAGCGGGTAGCCGTGATCGGCACCGGAGCGTCCGCCGTGCAGTTCGTTCCCGAGATCCAGCCGAAAGTAGCCGCGCTGACGGTGTTCCAACGGTCCGCGCCGTGGATCGTGCCGCGGATGGATCGGCCGACCCTCGGTCTGGAGCGCGCGTTGCTGCGCCGCGTCCCGCTCGCGCAGAAGGCCGTCCGCGGTACCTGGTACACCCTGATCGAGGGGTTCGGCCTGGTGGGTTTCGTCGACAATCGCTTCCGCCACCCGTACGAGATGCTCGGCCGCCTCCAGCTGCGCCGCCAGATCCGCGATCCACGGTTGCGCCGCAAGGCCACGCCCGATTACGTGATCGGCTGTAAACGCGCGATCTTCTCCGACGCCTACCTGCCGGCCCTGGACCGCGACAACGTCGACGTGGTCACCGACGGTATCGCCGAAGTGCGGCCGCGCTCCATCCTGACCCGCGCCGGAGCCGAGATCCCCGTCGACACCATCATCTACGGCACCGGCTTCACCTCGATCCCCACCGCGTTCGAGCGGATCGTCGGCCGGGACGGCGACTCGATCGCCGACCTCTACCACCAGCGGCCCCAGACCTATCTGGGCGCGGCGATGGCCGGGTTCCCCAACTTCTTCTGCACCCTGGGTCCTTTCGGCGCTGCCGGAAACCAGTCCGCCATCTTCATGCTCGAATCGCAGATCTGCTACATCGTCGACGCGCTGACCACGCTGCGCGATCGCGGCGCGAGCCGGGTGGAGGTACGGCAGGCGACCCAGGACGCCTTCGTCGAGGAGATGGCCCGGCGCAGCGCCGACACAGTGTGGCTCACCGGTGGATGCCAGAGCTACTACACCACCTCCGACGGCGGCAACGCGGGCCTCTACCCGAATTGGAGCTTCGAATACCGGCGGCGCACCAGACGATTCGATACCGAGTCCTACGAGGTGACCCGATGA
- a CDS encoding metal-dependent hydrolase yields the protein MADDGATTRSYREEAHAIHARDVHFDFSTVPMHYIPGEVLATHVTNVMHLVLPEGERAMATCLAEALPHIDDERLREEVAGFIGQESMHASSHEGARQHLQAIGLDVESYVEKIGWLVDRVLGDHGLTGRAEQEWLKERLGLFAGMEHFTAVIGEWLLESEVLAELGMHPTMLDLVRWHGAEEVEHRSVVFDAYMHVDGGYARRLRTGLLASGLLLPLFVISTAYLYRKDPSPAKGRFWGRQFVSATLRGVIPSFTTFITEMPRYLRPGFHPSQLGSMDNALRYLAHSPAARS from the coding sequence ATGGCTGATGACGGTGCGACGACGCGCTCCTACCGGGAGGAAGCGCACGCGATCCACGCCCGAGACGTGCACTTCGACTTCTCGACGGTTCCCATGCACTACATCCCGGGAGAAGTGCTGGCGACCCACGTCACCAATGTGATGCACCTGGTGCTGCCCGAGGGCGAGCGGGCCATGGCCACCTGCCTGGCCGAAGCCCTCCCGCATATCGACGACGAGCGCCTGCGTGAAGAGGTGGCGGGGTTCATCGGCCAGGAGTCGATGCACGCCAGCAGCCACGAGGGCGCGCGGCAGCATCTGCAAGCGATCGGCCTGGACGTCGAATCGTATGTCGAGAAGATCGGCTGGCTCGTCGACCGGGTACTGGGTGACCACGGACTGACCGGTCGCGCCGAACAGGAGTGGCTCAAGGAACGCCTCGGCCTGTTCGCCGGGATGGAGCACTTCACCGCGGTCATCGGCGAATGGCTGCTCGAATCCGAAGTCCTCGCCGAACTCGGTATGCACCCGACGATGCTGGATCTGGTCCGCTGGCACGGCGCGGAAGAGGTCGAACATCGCAGCGTGGTGTTCGACGCCTATATGCATGTCGACGGCGGATACGCCCGACGCCTCCGCACCGGCCTGCTCGCCAGCGGTTTGCTGCTGCCCCTGTTCGTGATCTCCACCGCATACCTCTACCGCAAGGACCCGAGCCCCGCAAAAGGACGGTTCTGGGGCCGGCAGTTCGTCAGCGCGACCCTGCGGGGCGTGATCCCCAGCTTCACCACCTTCATCACCGAGATGCCGCGCTACCTGCGGCCCGGCTTCCACCCCTCCCAACTCGGGTCGATGGACAACGCGCTGCGCTATCTGGCGCATTCACCCGCGGCCCGCTCATGA
- a CDS encoding aldo/keto reductase produces MTAVESRRHPPGAPASRIGAVGALPEGFRAVGHSGLVVSEVGIGASTFGRTGMIADTQDAVDRIVGRALDLGITYFDVADVYGDHPGQSETMLGKALGGRRDQVVIGTKFGIGLSGLNGPDWGVRGSRRYIRSAVEASLRRLRTDWIDLYQIHTPDQVTPIEETLSALDDLVHEGKVRYLGNSNFAGWQVADAEYTARLNGLTRFVSATNEYNLLWREPGKELLPALAAYGLGFFPYFPLQNGLLTGKYRRDSVPAGRKITNLKKHLLDAAPWDALDRYTEFARARGLTPTALAFGWLLAQEPVSSVIAGVTEPDQLDDNLAASRWRPTSAEFAELTALFTGDLSGAPGQVTGTAAHV; encoded by the coding sequence ATGACTGCAGTCGAGTCCCGCCGCCACCCTCCCGGCGCACCGGCATCCCGGATCGGCGCGGTCGGCGCACTGCCGGAAGGGTTCCGGGCGGTCGGGCATTCGGGTCTGGTGGTGTCGGAAGTGGGGATCGGGGCCAGCACATTCGGCCGGACCGGCATGATCGCCGACACCCAGGACGCGGTCGATCGGATCGTGGGCCGTGCCCTCGATCTGGGGATCACCTACTTCGATGTGGCCGATGTCTACGGCGATCACCCCGGGCAGAGCGAGACCATGCTGGGCAAGGCCCTGGGCGGCCGTCGCGACCAGGTCGTCATCGGCACGAAATTCGGAATCGGCCTGTCGGGCCTCAACGGTCCGGACTGGGGAGTCCGCGGATCGCGCCGCTACATCCGGTCGGCGGTGGAGGCGTCGTTGCGCCGGCTCCGGACCGATTGGATAGACCTCTACCAGATCCATACGCCGGACCAGGTGACGCCGATCGAGGAAACCCTCTCGGCGCTCGACGATCTGGTGCACGAGGGAAAGGTCCGCTATCTCGGCAACTCGAATTTCGCGGGCTGGCAGGTCGCCGACGCCGAATACACCGCCCGCCTCAACGGGCTCACCCGGTTCGTCTCGGCCACCAACGAGTACAACCTGCTCTGGCGTGAGCCCGGCAAGGAGCTGCTCCCGGCGCTCGCCGCGTACGGGCTGGGCTTCTTCCCCTATTTCCCGTTGCAGAACGGGCTGCTCACCGGAAAGTACCGGCGCGACAGCGTTCCGGCCGGTCGCAAGATCACCAACCTCAAGAAGCATCTGCTGGACGCCGCGCCGTGGGACGCCCTCGATCGCTACACCGAGTTCGCTCGCGCTCGTGGACTGACCCCGACGGCCCTGGCCTTCGGCTGGCTGCTCGCCCAGGAACCGGTATCGAGCGTGATCGCGGGAGTCACCGAACCGGACCAGCTCGACGACAATCTCGCCGCTTCCCGGTGGCGGCCCACCTCGGCCGAGTTCGCGGAACTCACCGCCCTGTTCACCGGTGACCTCAGCGGCGCGCCGGGCCAGGTCACGGGGACTGCGGCACATGTCTGA
- a CDS encoding IclR family transcriptional regulator, producing the protein MAVNQPGLQTVSRALAVLRCFQGDIELGVTDIARAENLPMSTTHRLLQALLESEFVEQDERTGRYRLGVALAEYGRLSYRRHLIYLAEPHIEQLAAETGTAVSLATRHGTDALNLVFTRWREAHGHNLSEVRFPLHASALGKALLAWSPVTREELDALPYHQGTDRTPADAESLGAELELAHAAGYAINDEQTEWGYRIIAVPVLDTNGHARFALGVRGTTELMIPERIPFLADLARVTATAISNTLFRDATRT; encoded by the coding sequence GTGGCGGTCAACCAGCCGGGACTGCAGACGGTCTCTCGCGCGCTCGCCGTACTGCGGTGCTTCCAGGGCGATATCGAACTGGGCGTCACCGATATCGCGCGCGCCGAGAATCTGCCCATGAGCACGACCCACCGGCTACTGCAGGCACTCCTCGAATCGGAGTTCGTCGAACAGGACGAACGGACCGGCCGATACCGTCTCGGTGTCGCGCTGGCCGAGTACGGCCGGCTCTCCTACCGGCGGCATCTGATCTATTTGGCCGAACCTCATATCGAGCAGCTCGCCGCGGAAACCGGCACCGCGGTCTCACTGGCGACGCGGCACGGTACCGATGCCCTCAACCTGGTCTTCACACGGTGGCGAGAGGCGCACGGGCACAACCTTTCCGAGGTCCGCTTTCCGCTCCACGCCAGCGCCCTCGGTAAGGCACTGCTCGCCTGGTCGCCGGTGACCCGGGAAGAACTCGACGCCCTCCCGTACCACCAGGGCACCGACCGCACGCCTGCCGACGCCGAATCACTCGGCGCCGAACTCGAACTCGCTCACGCGGCCGGTTACGCGATCAACGACGAGCAGACCGAATGGGGCTACCGCATCATCGCCGTTCCCGTGCTCGACACGAACGGCCACGCCCGTTTCGCGCTCGGTGTCCGGGGGACCACCGAGCTGATGATTCCCGAGCGGATACCCTTCCTCGCCGACCTCGCGCGCGTCACCGCCACCGCTATCTCGAACACCCTGTTCCGCGATGCCACCCGGACGTGA
- a CDS encoding roadblock/LC7 domain-containing protein: protein MTARKNLLGELMGRLTKVPMSGPEPNTAVTAELWALRERVPRLTGALVASSDGLLVTHDLPAHIEPTGMAALSAAQLSLSARLADTAHGGGFQEVVVDGTGGHVVIYAAGWASLTVLASPEVNIGRLHLESRPVARRIAAHLSAVAKDPANNGRT from the coding sequence GTGACGGCGCGCAAGAATTTGCTGGGAGAACTGATGGGGAGGCTGACCAAGGTGCCGATGTCGGGACCCGAACCGAATACCGCGGTGACGGCGGAACTGTGGGCGCTGCGGGAGCGTGTGCCCCGGTTGACCGGTGCGCTGGTGGCGTCGAGCGACGGCCTGTTGGTCACACACGACCTACCCGCCCATATCGAGCCGACCGGAATGGCCGCGCTGTCGGCCGCTCAGCTGTCGCTGTCGGCCCGGCTGGCCGACACCGCGCACGGCGGCGGGTTCCAGGAAGTGGTGGTGGACGGCACCGGGGGCCACGTGGTGATCTACGCGGCCGGCTGGGCGTCGTTGACCGTGCTCGCGTCCCCCGAGGTGAACATAGGCCGGTTGCACCTGGAGTCGCGCCCGGTCGCGCGCCGGATCGCCGCACATCTGTCCGCCGTGGCGAAAGACCCGGCAAACAATGGAAGAACCTAG
- a CDS encoding short-chain dehydrogenase/reductase — translation MRPTLPDPRGWLTSATYDVKGKVALVTGAGQGIGLELVTILHRRGAVVVVVDIDESAAQRTAHDLGSRAHGVGADVADRGRMDEVIAEVVDRFGGVDIVVANAGVTPVPATIRTMDPADFDRVMSINLTGVFNTVHPALDHIVRSRGHVVLVSSCAAFAPGMGGSPYMVSKAAVEQLGRALRVELGGSGATAGIAYFGVVETSMTHDVLDADDLGRRINDLLPWPLNVRITAEHAARTIADGIGRRAARTIAPSGWQPYALLRGAINTVLDSRLAADSTVQELVRAIERRR, via the coding sequence ATGAGACCGACGCTGCCCGATCCCCGGGGCTGGCTCACCTCCGCCACCTATGACGTGAAGGGCAAGGTAGCGCTGGTCACCGGCGCCGGGCAGGGTATCGGCCTCGAGCTGGTGACGATTCTGCACCGGCGCGGCGCCGTGGTCGTAGTGGTCGATATCGACGAGAGCGCCGCGCAGCGCACCGCACACGATCTGGGCTCCCGTGCGCACGGAGTGGGCGCGGATGTCGCCGATCGCGGCCGGATGGACGAGGTGATCGCCGAGGTCGTCGATCGGTTCGGCGGCGTGGACATCGTGGTCGCCAATGCCGGTGTCACGCCTGTGCCCGCCACGATCCGGACCATGGACCCGGCCGATTTCGATCGGGTCATGAGCATCAATCTCACCGGGGTGTTCAATACCGTGCATCCGGCGCTCGACCATATCGTGCGGTCCCGGGGTCATGTGGTGCTGGTGTCCTCGTGCGCGGCGTTCGCCCCGGGGATGGGAGGCTCCCCCTACATGGTGAGCAAGGCCGCGGTCGAACAGCTGGGCCGCGCGCTACGGGTGGAACTGGGTGGCTCGGGCGCCACCGCCGGAATCGCCTATTTCGGCGTCGTGGAGACCTCGATGACCCACGATGTGCTCGACGCCGACGATCTGGGCCGGCGGATCAACGATCTGCTGCCGTGGCCGCTGAATGTGCGGATCACCGCCGAACACGCGGCGCGCACCATCGCCGACGGCATCGGGCGCCGGGCCGCACGCACCATCGCGCCGAGCGGTTGGCAGCCCTACGCGCTGCTGCGGGGCGCGATCAATACCGTGCTCGACAGCCGCCTCGCCGCCGATTCGACAGTGCAGGAACTCGTTCGCGCCATCGAGCGGCGCCGATGA
- the yczE gene encoding membrane protein YczE gives MTITRRVDRSRPFVARRMNAVEQLRAEKKPWRLTQLVLGLAGYGISLTLLVESSLGASSWNILAEGVALHSGLTFGLATNIIALVVLVFWIPLRELPGLGTLLNVVLVGACADLSAFVLPSPGSLPGQLLYYVLGLLMLTWFDAVYLGARFGPGPRDGLMTGAVRVFGKPIWMVRTGIEVIVLIVGWLLGGTVGLGTVLIAVLMGPLVQQFLRVTTVRLAADEHAPESPESGEKPLGGRPRARS, from the coding sequence ATGACGATCACCCGGCGAGTCGATCGAAGCCGCCCTTTCGTGGCCCGCCGGATGAACGCGGTGGAGCAATTGCGCGCCGAGAAGAAGCCGTGGCGGCTCACCCAACTCGTCCTCGGGCTGGCGGGATACGGCATCTCGCTGACGCTGCTCGTCGAATCATCGCTGGGCGCGTCCAGCTGGAACATCCTCGCGGAAGGGGTGGCCCTGCATTCGGGCCTGACGTTCGGGCTGGCGACCAATATCATCGCCCTGGTCGTACTGGTCTTCTGGATCCCGCTGCGGGAACTGCCGGGACTCGGGACGCTGCTGAATGTCGTATTGGTCGGCGCCTGCGCGGATCTGAGCGCTTTCGTGCTGCCCTCGCCCGGCTCGCTACCGGGGCAGCTGCTGTACTACGTCCTCGGTCTGCTCATGCTGACCTGGTTCGACGCGGTCTACCTGGGAGCCCGCTTCGGCCCGGGCCCGCGCGACGGGCTCATGACCGGGGCGGTGCGGGTCTTCGGCAAACCCATCTGGATGGTGCGCACCGGAATCGAGGTGATCGTGCTGATCGTGGGATGGCTCCTCGGCGGAACCGTCGGTCTCGGAACCGTCCTGATCGCGGTGCTGATGGGCCCGCTCGTCCAGCAGTTCCTCCGCGTCACCACGGTGCGCCTCGCCGCTGACGAGCACGCTCCGGAGTCACCGGAAAGTGGTGAGAAACCGTTGGGCGGCCGGCCTCGAGCGCGTTCGTAG
- a CDS encoding DMT family transporter, whose product MTSDLRPGRARPALAAAVTVVLWASAFVFIRSAGADFSPGALALGRLFSGSVVLVTILLMAGHGPPPRSTWRGIVVSGLLWFAVYMVALNWAEQHLDAGTAALVINTGPVLIALLGGFFLGEGFPIRLMAGIAVSFTGAAVVGMSSSAGAATLLGVALCVIAAAAWAVAVLVQKPALVQGSALQVTTGGCVVGTIACLPFAGQLLEEAAAAPLSATLSLIYLGVFPTAIAFTTWAYALARMTAGQVGATTYAVPALVVVLAWIVLGEVPGPLALAGGVLCLGGVAITRWRPGRARRSSPEPTD is encoded by the coding sequence ATGACATCGGACCTGCGTCCAGGGCGAGCGCGTCCGGCACTCGCCGCGGCCGTCACCGTCGTACTGTGGGCGTCGGCCTTCGTCTTCATACGAAGTGCCGGAGCGGACTTCTCGCCGGGCGCGCTCGCACTGGGCCGGCTGTTCTCGGGATCGGTGGTCCTGGTGACGATCCTGCTCATGGCCGGTCACGGTCCGCCGCCGCGCTCCACCTGGCGCGGGATCGTCGTTTCCGGACTGCTGTGGTTCGCGGTCTACATGGTGGCGTTGAACTGGGCCGAGCAGCATCTCGACGCCGGCACCGCGGCGCTGGTGATCAACACCGGGCCGGTGCTCATCGCCCTGCTCGGCGGATTCTTTCTCGGCGAGGGGTTTCCGATACGGCTGATGGCCGGGATCGCGGTGTCGTTCACCGGCGCGGCGGTGGTGGGGATGTCCAGCTCCGCGGGTGCGGCGACGCTGCTCGGCGTCGCGCTGTGCGTGATCGCGGCCGCGGCCTGGGCGGTGGCGGTGCTGGTGCAGAAACCCGCGCTCGTCCAGGGTTCGGCCCTGCAGGTGACCACGGGTGGATGCGTCGTGGGCACGATCGCCTGCCTGCCGTTCGCCGGGCAGCTGCTCGAGGAAGCCGCCGCGGCACCGCTGTCCGCGACGCTGAGCCTGATCTACCTCGGCGTCTTCCCGACCGCGATCGCCTTCACCACCTGGGCATACGCTCTCGCCCGGATGACCGCCGGGCAGGTGGGCGCCACCACCTACGCGGTGCCGGCGCTCGTCGTGGTGCTGGCGTGGATCGTTCTCGGCGAGGTCCCCGGCCCACTCGCCCTCGCCGGCGGCGTACTGTGCCTGGGCGGAGTGGCGATCACCCGATGGCGGCCGGGACGCGCACGACGCAGTTCTCCCGAACCGACCGACTAG